AAAAGAATCACGAAATGCTGCAAAGAACCTTAAAGAACCTCGAAGAATCTCAGAGATTCACGGAAATTTTCAAAGAATCTCTAAAATTCTCATAAGAGCCCGAAGAATAATTAACGATTCCAAAGGGTCTCAAGAGTCTCCAAAAATCTCGAAAAATTGAAtcaagaaaatcatgaaaaaatctcaaattcaatttaaaatattttttttggaaaatttaagaatataaaaaaaaatctttaaaatttCAAGTAAGTTTCGAGTTTCTAAATGTACATTCacatttcagattcagattatgTTTTCCGAATTCCACCAACATTTAGCTACTGGTTCCAAATCAATCGGTCGACACTGTATCCTTCCATAAAGAAGGATACAAACCGTGAGATGCGCCGTTGCTGCCCatcccaccccctctctaacaGGTATCATCCACGACTTTAGGCAACTTTATTTCTTTCTGTTTCAACGATTCACTGCGATTCGTTTTCCAGCTGGATTGGCTGTTGGCGGAGTTGTAGTGGTTGCACTTATCATTATTGCATTCTGTGTACACGCGTCGCGTTTTCTCGACTTAGCCAATGATGCTCCTCCGCCGCCGCGCTCATTGCCTTATCGCGTCGAAGCGCCACACGGCATCGAATATGGCGCACAGAGGagcgcagcaaaaaaaaagagcaGCAACGGGTGAGCAAAAATTACTGCACTTATTTATGGGATATTgtaactgctgctgctgcctttGCCGCTAGAAAAATCTACTTGGAAATAAGTTGCTGGGTGGGAATGCCTGTATGTGTGCAGCAAAAGCAATTTTATACTTTATTTCTTCTCACCCAAGACCAGTTACGTCGTCGTCTCTGGAGTTTGACATTACAGCCGCAGTTGGCGCGCTTCGAGAGTGACATGATTTTGACAGGAGACAAATGATTTGTCAATCACTGCCCAACCTCCCTTCCTCGCGCGCGTTTGTTCAATTAAATGTGAACGAAACTTTTTTCCGCGATTATTTTTTTCTGCCCTGAGAGCTTGAGGAAATTTACTTCAACGATCACAACACAATGCCCAGGGTAATCAATTTGATGCATGGAGGCGGAATTACTGCCGCTGATTAGCAGACACCGTAAGTCGAGAGTCGAACTTTCGCACGTGAGTCGATCATTTCCCGCCAAACAATTGAGGGTCATTTATCAAATGTCAATTCTCGGTAGAAGCTATAAAACCCCCCGACCCAAATGAGAACCTCTCATTCGACGTCGGAAAGTTGTTCTAACGGTGGAGAACCCAAACTTAAGGATGGGATTCGTTGCGAGATGCATCTTGGCGTTAGCTTTGGTGGCATTGGTAAGAGTTCTCAAGAAATTGAAAGAACATCCGTGAATTGAGTTAGAGCGCTCTTGTCCACAGGTTTCATCATCACACACCATAAAATCACTGGTAGATGAGTGCAAGCCGAAGGTGGAAATCAGTGAAGAGTTAGAAAAATCTTTCCTTGCGTTGGAGTTCCCGTCAGAGGAGAAGACCACGCACTGTTTGATGCAATGCATCGGGCAGTCGTTGAATCTGTTTGAGGAAAATGGCAACAAAGCTAACAGGGAGAATATCAAAGAGGTGCTTAAGGAACTCAAAGACAACTCCTCCCCGGCAGAGGAGTTGAGCGAAGAGCAAAAGCACTGCCTCGATGAAGCGGAAAAGAAAGTGGACGCTGATGAGGAGAATGAGTGCTTGATGGCTTTCCGGATTTACGACTGCTTCGAGAAAGAGTTCAAGGAATTGATGGAGAAGCATTCGAGTGAAGAATGAAGCTCAAATTGACGACTGATGTCGATTTTTGcccaggaaaaaaataaaaccgcgATGAATATTACGATCTTCTCAGAAATAAAATAGTTTAAAATGATGAATACATGATATACCAGAAATAAGGGATAATACGTCTGAGCAGAAGCAAGACGATTTTTATCATTCTTTTCTCACCTCATCATATGTTCGATATaacgttaaaaaaaagttgggaTATTCAATCAAATGGACGATTTTGTTACAGCGTCGATTGTCAAAACATTTGATGCCGATTTCATATCATCAAAGAAGTTTTTCCCATCCCTAATCACCATCCGTTCAAGGAATGGGTCAATTTCGATCCATTTGGTCAATGTTTTGCAGTTCGAGATTCTATCCATCCGTtgcaacaaataaaaaaataacataaaatcaaaaacaccCTATCTGAGAAAATTGAGTTTAAGTGTTATTTccgaaataaaatgaaaaggtTTTAACAGTCCTCAATATAGCCCCAATAAAAACATTACGAAAAACTCCAAACCAATCGGACCAACCCTctctgagttatattttttcgaatacatgtcggactcgattatccgaaattttagactcgattatacggagtattttatttttgattttcggaaattttgaataatttgtataatacttccatattgaatagctaatatgggtatttCATTTGaagtattatacaaattatttaaaatatccgaaaatcaaaaataaaatactccggataatcgagtctaaaatttcggtcggcttgactagtagaatgcagttatttatgaaaaatgcaaatccaagatggcggattatatattttctcagaaccccatcaatatgggtatcaaatgaaagggcttgactagtagaatacagttatttatgaaacatgcaaatctaagatggtggccactacaaaatggcaaatGGCGTATtcaatgatcttgaaaaattcaatttggctgcCGCtgtaaaatggctgaatggcttgatttgaagAATACAATATATGTAGTGTAGATGAACACCATAAATTTgagaaggtcgccgccacaaactggtcgactatgtattttttgcaatcccctcaatattggtatcaaatgaaatgatttaactaatagaatacagtatatggtcgaggttctgccaaaacgaaccaagcgccatttttttcaaaatagagtTACTTACACCATTGGATCTGGTTGGATCGAGATCTGGTAAGTAAGACAGCCTAAGGGCTGCGATGAAGTGTAAAAGcgctgatctgcatttttcaaaattgtgttcAACCACAACTaaccaagtgtaatgcattcctcaatcaatttgttttcattcattaagatattattttgtaaaaaaaaacagcaaaaatgaGTCAAAATatataccattcatgaaattagtcaagAGCTGTTGCGAAAAAACTAATGTGTTgtgtaatgatattatgttaatGACTAGCATGTACATGGTTCTCTCTGACTGCAAAgagaacgaagttttgcgtgtcaagcagttttttttcatatttccaaaGGTTCTGAATCAAAAATTTGACGAAGATGTGGGCTTACAGCATGAAAAgtagtattatgtttgacatcctgtttgtaGCACCTGAGCGGTAAAATGATATATTAGATTACTAGTCAATTAGTGGGAacccaaacttcaaattgaaatatctcaaaataatgtttttggcgcttggttagttttggcagaaccccggccatattatcaaaatattccgaaaaaagtttggtacgaaataaaaataaaaaaaaaatatttaagattTTATttaagtatactaatgatacagataatttactaaaaactaaatttactaaaaacagaaaacatgatagaataaaaacagaccCTTCCCCTCTtcactccttagagaggggggaggagtgtttattccccatagaaacatttcgtgccccctaaaatcttcacataccaaatgtggctccatctgcttgattagttttcgagttatgcagaaatttgtttttcatttgtataacagcccaccctaagagaggggaggagtgtcgaacaaccatagaaacatttattgcattttaaaacctccacatgccaaatttggtttcgtttgcttgattagttctcgagtaatgcagaaatttgtgtttcatttgtatgggagccccccctttagagaggggaaggaatatcaaaccaccttagaaatgacCACTAAGGAGGAGAATCCAATtaccgtaaaacatttattgtaccctgaaaccttcacatgctaaacttggtttcgtttgcttgattaattctcgagtaatgtagcaatttgtgtttcatttgtgtggcagcccccccttagagaggggggtggagtgtctaaccaccgtagaaacatttatcgcaccccaaaaccttttttttttatcccatttatttatttaaggctcattagtattttagctgtaacagagccgaattttaatcgtgtacatgtcacatggttatcatatctataattagcacattacacagttgccattcgccagtattccttctataccattacatatggtacattcacacagtagccatttagccgtaagagttattctttctgttcttccattatccagttggaccaccggacaacggagagagttgattgatcattgttgagttatttatagaacagtaggccgatgtgtcttgcagagcagagcagttgtatggatgaatcgatcttatttcgaccgtggatcgatctccatcgctgatgattattgcgtggacgtagctattctgtaacaacacaaagatggtcaatgagggccctgagttatgaactcacgatcgatcgcttactaagcgaacgcgcaacttatgtggctacggagatccCTTCccccaaaaccttcacatgccaaatttcgtttcatttgcttgaattattctcgagtaatgtagaaattttttgtttcatttgtatgacagctacccccccccccctcccctccTTAGGGAAGGGGAGGAGCTcatactatcatgaaaaccttccccggacccaaaaacccctacataccacttttcatgtcgatcggttcagtaatttccgagtcaataagaattagacagacagacagaaatccatttttatatacatggATTATGTtccgtgttctccaagtcaaatcaTTCTACCCTTTTTTAACGAcgaccaaattgaatttttcaagatcatggaatacgcagttttataatgacagtagaatgaaatgtatgttctaaatttcagatcaatcagtcaacaagaacggggtcaattttctattaatgtgggacaaccctacaaacattcaaacatacttagaaacaggtcaagctgaatgaaatcatttaaaaagtaattagttgtttggggactgcggccaccttggaattggatttttcattatctgatatgttttactagtcgagaactttcttttgacacccatattgatgaggttttgaaaaaaaatatatggcactgttttgtggtggcggccatttttgatttgcatttttcataaataattgtgttcttctagtcaagccctatcatttgatacccatattgatggggttctgagacaaaatgaaatccgccattttgtagtggctgccAACTTGGATatgcatttttcattaaaaaaatgtgttctactagtgaagccctttcatttgatgttcatattgatggggttctgagaaaatatgtaatccgccattgtgtagtggccgccatcttgaatttacattttttgtaaaaaaaaatgtgttctacttgtcaagcccttttatttaatatccatattgatggggttctgataaaatatgtaatccgccattttgtagtgcccgtcatcttggatttacaatttcattaaaaattatattctactagtcaagcccttttatttgatacccatattgatggggttgtgaaaaaaatatattggatttacatttgtcataaataactgtgctccactagtcaatccctctcatttgatattcatattgatggggttctgagaaaatatgtaagtggccgccatcttgaatttactatttttataaaaaactgtgttctactagtgaaacCCTTCCATTTCATATCCATATTAATAGGGTTCTTTTTGTATTGTTTTTATGTGATtgcaaataatttcctacattacaTTCTCGATCAAAATTTTCtaagtattatagtttttgaattataatttattgtgaaaagttaggaaaaaaaactttggccctcTTCAAAACGTAGtcttttttttgtagaattcaAGCGTGAAAAGTTGCTGCAacgaccaatgtctttacacccgcaAAGTTTTACTGCAATCTGGTGCGTCTAATGACCAGTCGAGTTGACATTAAATTCTTCATATGCAACAAATAACCTAAAGTAATTCTATGTCAACTTAGCGGTTTAATTTCGAATTCATCCttcctatgtttttttttcaatatcttcCAAGCGTTTTATGGATCCATTAATTCTATTATTCCTATCCTTCACTCGTTGTTCGTCTAAAGTTGAAGACGTCACTTTCGTACCATAATTCCATTGACAATGTAGGGAAGAAATAATTACCTGCAAAtagagaaaaaagagaaaaacatTAAGTTAACAACAAATACATTTTACATTTCAATTTATTCTCAATTGTAGATTCAAATAGATGtgtatgaatgaaaaaaaaacaaataaaataatgaataaattcaacgaaACAGTTGTGCTCCCGGTCTAATCCCGGAATAAAGCAAATCGTGCAAAGTTGCATGCAATT
The Toxorhynchites rutilus septentrionalis strain SRP chromosome 2, ASM2978413v1, whole genome shotgun sequence genome window above contains:
- the LOC129770870 gene encoding general odorant-binding protein 99b-like is translated as MGFVARCILALALVALVSSSHTIKSLVDECKPKVEISEELEKSFLALEFPSEEKTTHCLMQCIGQSLNLFEENGNKANRENIKEVLKELKDNSSPAEELSEEQKHCLDEAEKKVDADEENECLMAFRIYDCFEKEFKELMEKHSSEE